The following are encoded together in the Culex pipiens pallens isolate TS chromosome 1, TS_CPP_V2, whole genome shotgun sequence genome:
- the LOC120420744 gene encoding tubulin beta chain-like isoform X1 → MREIVHLQAGQCGNQIGSKFWEIISDEHGIDPTGHYHGDNDLQLERIDVYYTEVNGNKYVPRAVLVDLEPGTMDSVRQSPYGALFRPDNYVYGQSGAGNNWAKGHYTEGAELVDNVLDVIRKESEACDCLQGFQLAHSLGGGTGSGMGTLLISKIREEYPDRIMNTFSVVPSPKVSDTVVEPYNATLSIHQLVENTDETFCIDNEALYDICFRTLKLTSPTYGDLNHLVSVTMSGVTTCLRFPGQLNADLRKLAVNMVPFPRLHFFMPGFAPLTAKGSQQYRALTVPELTAQMFDSKNMMTACDPRHGRYLTCAAIFRGVMSMKEVDQQMFNIQSKNSSYFVEWIPNNVKVAVCDIAPRGLKMSATFIGNTTAIQEIFKRISEQFTAMFRRKAFLHWYTGEGMDEMEFTEAESNMNDLISEYQQYQEASVDEYEDDGEIIEEEGEQIAE, encoded by the exons ATGAGAGAAATTGTGCATCTGCAGGCCGGCCAGTGCGGAAATCAAATCGGATCCAAG TTCTGGGAAATCATCTCCGACGAGCACGGAATCGACCCGACCGGTCACTACCACGGAGATAATGACCTCCAGCTGGAGCGCATCGACGTGTACTACACCGAGGTCAACGGCAACAAGTATGTCCCGAGGGCGGTCCTCGTCGATCTGGAGCCGGGCACCATGGACTCGGTGCGCCAGTCTCCGTACGGAGCCCTGTTCAGACCGGATAACTACGTGTACGGGCAATCCGGAGCGGGAAACAACTGGGCCAAGGGTCACTACACAGAGGGCGCCGAATTGGTCGACAACGTGCTCGACGTGATACGCAAGGAGTCCGAAGCCTGCGACTGTCTGCAGGGCTTCCAGCTGGCACACTCGCTCGGCGGTGGCACCGGTTCCGGTATGGGCACACTGCTCATCAGCAAGATCCGCGAGGAATACCCCGACCGGATAATGAACACCTTCTCGGTCGTTCCATCCCCGAAG GTTTCGGACACTGTCGTAGAACCGTACAATGCCACCCTGTCAATTCATCAGTTGGTGGAAAACACCGACGAAACGTTCTGCATCGATAACGAAGCTCTGTACGACATCTGTTTCCGTACGCTGAAGCTCACCTCGCCAACCTACGGCGACCTCAACCATCTAGTCTCT GTCACAATGTCCGGCGTGACGACGTGTCTGCGGTTCCCGGGTCAGCTGAACGCCGATCTGCGCAAGCTGGCCGTCAACATGGTTCCATTCCCGCGGCTGCACTTCTTCATGCCCGGCTTCGCGCCGCTCACGGCCAAGGGCTCCCAGCAGTACCGGGCGCTGACCGTGCCCGAGCTGACCGCGCAGATGTTCGACTCGAAGAACATGATGACGGCGTGCGATCCCAGACATGGGCGCTACCTGACCTGTGCCGCCATCTTCCGAG GTGTGATGTCGATGAAGGAGGTCGACCAGCAGATGTTCAACATCCAGAGCAAAAACTCCAGCTACTTTGTCGAGTGGATCCCGAACAACGTGAAGGTCGCGGTTTGTGACATTGCGCCACGTGGCCTCAAGATGTCGGCCACGTTCATCGGCAACACGACTGCGATACAGGAAATCTTCAAGCGCATCTCCGAGCAGTTTACGGCCATGTTCCGTCGTAAGGCTTTCCTGCACTGGTACACCGGCGAGGGCATGGACGAGATGGAGTTTACCGAGGCGGAAAGCAACATGAATGATTTGATATCCGAGTACCAGCAGTATCAGGAAGCTTCCGTCGATGAGTATGAAGATGACGGAGAAATTATCGAGGAAGAGGGTGAACAGATCGCTGAGTAG
- the LOC120420744 gene encoding tubulin beta chain-like isoform X2, giving the protein MREIVHLQAGQCGNQIGSKFWEIISDEHGIDPTGHYHGDNDLQLERIDVYYTEVNGNKYVPRAVLVDLEPGTMDSVRQSPYGALFRPDNYVYGQSGAGNNWAKGHYTEGAELVDNVLDVIRKESEACDCLQGFQLAHSLGGGTGSGMGTLLISKIREEYPDRIMNTFSVVPSPKVSDVVLEPYNATLSVHQLVENSDATNCIDNEALYDICFRTLRLANPTYADLNHLISVTMSGVTTCLRFPGQLNADLRKLAVNMVPFPRLHFFMPGFAPLTAKGSQQYRALTVPELTAQMFDSKNMMTACDPRHGRYLTCAAIFRGVMSMKEVDQQMFNIQSKNSSYFVEWIPNNVKVAVCDIAPRGLKMSATFIGNTTAIQEIFKRISEQFTAMFRRKAFLHWYTGEGMDEMEFTEAESNMNDLISEYQQYQEASVDEYEDDGEIIEEEGEQIAE; this is encoded by the exons ATGAGAGAAATTGTGCATCTGCAGGCCGGCCAGTGCGGAAATCAAATCGGATCCAAG TTCTGGGAAATCATCTCCGACGAGCACGGAATCGACCCGACCGGTCACTACCACGGAGATAATGACCTCCAGCTGGAGCGCATCGACGTGTACTACACCGAGGTCAACGGCAACAAGTATGTCCCGAGGGCGGTCCTCGTCGATCTGGAGCCGGGCACCATGGACTCGGTGCGCCAGTCTCCGTACGGAGCCCTGTTCAGACCGGATAACTACGTGTACGGGCAATCCGGAGCGGGAAACAACTGGGCCAAGGGTCACTACACAGAGGGCGCCGAATTGGTCGACAACGTGCTCGACGTGATACGCAAGGAGTCCGAAGCCTGCGACTGTCTGCAGGGCTTCCAGCTGGCACACTCGCTCGGCGGTGGCACCGGTTCCGGTATGGGCACACTGCTCATCAGCAAGATCCGCGAGGAATACCCCGACCGGATAATGAACACCTTCTCGGTCGTTCCATCCCCGAAG GTCTCCGACGTGGTTCTAGAGCCGTACAACGCCACCTTGTCCGTGCACCAGCTGGTCGAAAACAGCGATGCCACCAACTGCATCGACAACGAAGCCCTCTACGATATCTGCTTCCGGACGTTACGGCTCGCCAACCCAACCTACGCCGACCTGAACCACTTGATTTCC GTCACAATGTCCGGCGTGACGACGTGTCTGCGGTTCCCGGGTCAGCTGAACGCCGATCTGCGCAAGCTGGCCGTCAACATGGTTCCATTCCCGCGGCTGCACTTCTTCATGCCCGGCTTCGCGCCGCTCACGGCCAAGGGCTCCCAGCAGTACCGGGCGCTGACCGTGCCCGAGCTGACCGCGCAGATGTTCGACTCGAAGAACATGATGACGGCGTGCGATCCCAGACATGGGCGCTACCTGACCTGTGCCGCCATCTTCCGAG GTGTGATGTCGATGAAGGAGGTCGACCAGCAGATGTTCAACATCCAGAGCAAAAACTCCAGCTACTTTGTCGAGTGGATCCCGAACAACGTGAAGGTCGCGGTTTGTGACATTGCGCCACGTGGCCTCAAGATGTCGGCCACGTTCATCGGCAACACGACTGCGATACAGGAAATCTTCAAGCGCATCTCCGAGCAGTTTACGGCCATGTTCCGTCGTAAGGCTTTCCTGCACTGGTACACCGGCGAGGGCATGGACGAGATGGAGTTTACCGAGGCGGAAAGCAACATGAATGATTTGATATCCGAGTACCAGCAGTATCAGGAAGCTTCCGTCGATGAGTATGAAGATGACGGAGAAATTATCGAGGAAGAGGGTGAACAGATCGCTGAGTAG